The Planococcus donghaensis genome contains a region encoding:
- a CDS encoding TVP38/TMEM64 family protein produces MEQFDQSLEVFMNNVGWLAPFLFVLLHLVRPLLFIPVIAVCIAGGYLFGFFEGAFLSFIGLTLMSWISYILVNKFPKFQKRMARLKDKIFPDRTLSVPQVMILRIMPFVHFHLLSLYLIEMTKSLKEYMIISALGLIAPAIIYTAFGRAISQFPWYLTLSMFILLVVVFSFIEKWQNSRPDSNL; encoded by the coding sequence ATGGAGCAATTCGATCAATCCCTCGAAGTATTTATGAACAACGTTGGCTGGTTAGCACCCTTTCTTTTTGTTTTATTGCATTTGGTACGCCCTTTGTTGTTCATACCAGTGATTGCTGTTTGCATTGCTGGCGGATATCTTTTCGGATTTTTTGAAGGCGCGTTTTTATCGTTTATTGGTTTAACATTAATGAGTTGGATATCCTACATATTAGTGAATAAATTTCCGAAGTTTCAAAAAAGAATGGCACGATTAAAAGACAAAATATTTCCAGACCGTACATTGTCGGTTCCTCAGGTGATGATTTTGCGCATAATGCCTTTTGTGCACTTCCATTTACTATCGTTGTATTTAATCGAAATGACGAAATCACTAAAAGAATACATGATTATTTCTGCATTGGGTTTGATTGCTCCGGCAATTATTTATACAGCATTTGGCCGTGCTATTTCCCAATTCCCTTGGTATCTCACATTAAGCATGTTTATATTGCTCGTCGTCGTATTCAGCTTTATCGAGAAATGGCAAAACTCTCGCCCCGACTCTAATTTATAA
- a CDS encoding reverse transcriptase-like protein gives MKFRIEWTYRVPKGKEVVFFSDEMPVEVAIEIAEDLERTGRVKKLRFEDQFDSSWTLKEVKAYLKEIETEPHHLSVYFDGGYERTSGDAGLGCVVYYKQNGKLFRRRTNTKLDGLISNNEAEYAALYFCLQELEVMEVRRQLVTFIGDSRIVINGMEGEWPLEEDKLGSWVKRIREKMNSMGIQDEYQLTPRKSNAEADKLATQALKGISIASTSEILD, from the coding sequence ATGAAGTTCCGAATCGAATGGACGTATAGAGTTCCTAAAGGAAAAGAAGTTGTGTTCTTTTCAGATGAAATGCCAGTAGAAGTAGCTATCGAAATTGCTGAAGACTTAGAGCGCACAGGGAGAGTCAAAAAACTTCGCTTTGAAGACCAATTTGATAGCAGTTGGACATTAAAAGAGGTAAAAGCATATTTGAAAGAGATTGAAACAGAACCTCATCATTTGAGTGTTTATTTTGATGGTGGTTATGAGCGTACTTCAGGAGATGCAGGGTTGGGATGTGTGGTCTACTATAAGCAGAATGGGAAACTATTCCGTCGTAGAACAAATACAAAGTTAGACGGACTGATTTCAAACAATGAGGCGGAATATGCCGCCCTCTACTTTTGCCTACAAGAGCTAGAAGTTATGGAAGTACGTCGACAACTAGTTACTTTTATCGGTGACTCACGAATTGTTATAAATGGAATGGAAGGCGAGTGGCCATTAGAGGAAGATAAGTTAGGTTCATGGGTAAAGCGAATAAGAGAAAAAATGAATAGTATGGGTATTCAAGATGAATATCAGTTAACACCCCGCAAATCAAATGCAGAGGCCGATAAATTAGCGACCCAAGCGTTAAAGGGAATATCAATTGCTTCAACGAGTGAAATACTCGATTAA
- a CDS encoding TRM11 family SAM-dependent methyltransferase — protein MNRLTATGDYIYTYAYTNDEKALCQMEMRSFFGNDTNEKIIKSRVEIDASRSPFMKERIEVLIEGETLQDIIEQAAEVDMADTTFKVIFLKINGLAEEDYVGYSGKRDVERQIGLAITGEADVHHPGVIFGLMPFAGRWYMGRYTQSEPIWFHHMKKPREYSTALSTRVARAVANIAVPNPMGVKAVDPCCGIGTVLVEALSMGIDIVGRDINPLVVEGSRENIAHFGLTGRVEMGSIAEVEMAYDVAIIDMPYNLYTHATPADQLGILKAAYPMTEKLLVVTIETMDHMIEEAGFVITDRCIAKKGLFLREIVICQKAV, from the coding sequence TTGAATCGATTAACTGCAACAGGTGACTATATTTATACATATGCTTATACAAATGATGAAAAAGCATTGTGCCAAATGGAAATGCGCTCTTTTTTTGGTAACGATACGAACGAGAAAATTATAAAAAGCAGAGTTGAAATTGACGCAAGTCGCAGTCCGTTTATGAAAGAGCGAATTGAAGTGTTGATTGAAGGCGAGACCTTGCAAGACATCATCGAACAAGCTGCTGAAGTGGATATGGCTGATACTACGTTCAAAGTTATTTTTCTAAAAATCAATGGGTTGGCTGAAGAAGACTATGTTGGTTATTCAGGCAAACGCGATGTGGAACGACAAATCGGTTTAGCGATAACCGGAGAAGCAGATGTTCATCATCCAGGCGTTATATTTGGGTTAATGCCTTTTGCAGGACGTTGGTATATGGGGCGATATACACAAAGTGAACCAATTTGGTTTCATCATATGAAAAAGCCCCGTGAATATTCAACGGCACTTAGTACACGTGTAGCACGTGCGGTCGCAAATATTGCGGTGCCAAATCCAATGGGTGTAAAAGCCGTTGATCCGTGCTGTGGTATTGGTACTGTATTAGTCGAAGCTCTATCTATGGGCATTGATATTGTCGGCCGTGACATTAATCCGCTCGTTGTTGAAGGATCACGTGAGAACATTGCGCATTTTGGGTTAACTGGACGAGTGGAAATGGGATCAATCGCAGAAGTTGAAATGGCTTACGATGTGGCCATTATCGATATGCCTTATAATTTGTACACCCATGCTACACCAGCAGATCAATTGGGGATTTTAAAAGCGGCATATCCGATGACTGAAAAGTTATTGGTCGTCACGATCGAGACAATGGACCACATGATTGAAGAAGCTGGATTTGTCATCACAGATCGTTGCATCGCTAAAAAAGGATTGTTCTTACGTGAAATAGTCATCTGTCAAAAAGCTGTTTAA
- a CDS encoding class F sortase, which yields MLLAGCHQSVDKVSVRSEDVGFARDEPVSIRVPQTVPAENPINGLKRTGIKPSLLKIPAIDVEAQVQHLGVTENGEMAVPNNIEDVSWFSPGYEPGANGRSVIAGHVDGVDGPAIFWDLAKLQPGDDVVIQGAEKTLTFKIHTMESVPLDLADVTEIFGYTSSPELVLITCSGTYDFDRGTREERLIVYASLIEE from the coding sequence TTGTTGTTAGCAGGCTGTCATCAATCAGTCGATAAAGTAAGTGTTCGGTCAGAAGACGTGGGATTTGCACGAGATGAGCCTGTCTCAATTCGAGTCCCACAAACAGTACCGGCGGAAAATCCCATTAATGGATTGAAACGAACAGGCATTAAACCGAGCTTGTTAAAGATCCCAGCGATTGATGTGGAAGCGCAAGTTCAACATCTTGGTGTTACAGAAAACGGTGAAATGGCAGTTCCGAATAACATTGAAGACGTTAGTTGGTTTTCACCAGGATATGAACCAGGAGCAAATGGCCGTTCAGTTATAGCTGGTCACGTAGATGGTGTTGACGGCCCAGCTATTTTCTGGGATCTTGCAAAGCTCCAACCGGGTGACGACGTGGTCATACAAGGAGCAGAAAAAACATTGACTTTCAAAATCCACACGATGGAATCTGTTCCTCTCGACTTGGCAGATGTAACCGAAATATTCGGCTATACATCCTCTCCAGAACTAGTACTGATTACGTGCTCTGGAACATATGACTTTGACAGGGGGACACGGGAAGAACGGTTAATTGTTTATGCAAGCTTAATAGAAGAGTAA
- a CDS encoding cysteine desulfurase-like protein, producing the protein MKFTETTFPITQVREQFPALTRTYKDKTVAYFDGPGGSQVVGTAIEAIADYMRRGGANLHGAFPSSWETEEVISEARLSVADFLNVQPNEVAFGANMTTLTIAIANALGKKFEPGDEIVVTEMDHRANVDPWIMMAEDRGLKIRWVKVDTKTKTLDVTELDQQINENTKIVAVGMASNAIGTIVDLKPFAERAKKVGALLVADAVHAAAHVLLDRDQMQIDILLCSAYKFFGPHIGIAAIKEGIFKELEPYKLTTSPSYYPDKLETGTQNHEGIAGILPAVEFFAQFGEGETRRERIVSGIKQIEKHENYLANRLRDGLSAVDGVTVTQAAVNVPKTPTIAFRVNGIEPGQICQKLAEEHSIFVAAGHFYASTLGDVLGVNDSGGWVRAGLAPYSTEEEVDRLLNAIKSLVV; encoded by the coding sequence ATGAAATTTACTGAAACGACATTTCCAATTACACAAGTTCGGGAGCAATTTCCAGCTTTAACTAGAACATATAAAGACAAGACAGTCGCATACTTTGATGGACCAGGAGGGTCGCAAGTTGTAGGTACAGCGATAGAAGCTATTGCAGACTACATGAGAAGAGGTGGTGCAAATCTTCACGGCGCTTTCCCATCTAGTTGGGAGACGGAAGAAGTCATTTCAGAAGCTAGATTATCCGTCGCTGATTTTTTAAACGTCCAACCGAATGAAGTGGCATTCGGTGCCAACATGACTACATTAACAATTGCCATCGCCAATGCACTTGGGAAGAAATTTGAGCCAGGTGATGAAATTGTCGTGACAGAAATGGACCACCGTGCCAATGTAGATCCGTGGATTATGATGGCAGAAGACCGTGGCTTGAAAATACGCTGGGTGAAAGTAGATACAAAAACAAAAACATTGGATGTAACGGAACTAGATCAACAGATCAATGAAAATACAAAAATCGTCGCTGTTGGTATGGCATCTAACGCAATCGGCACAATTGTCGATTTGAAACCATTCGCAGAACGAGCAAAAAAAGTGGGTGCGCTACTTGTAGCTGATGCTGTTCACGCTGCAGCGCATGTGCTACTAGATCGTGACCAAATGCAAATTGATATTTTATTGTGCTCTGCTTACAAATTTTTTGGTCCACATATCGGCATCGCCGCAATTAAAGAAGGAATTTTTAAAGAGTTGGAACCTTACAAATTGACCACTTCACCAAGCTATTATCCGGACAAGTTGGAAACCGGCACGCAAAATCATGAAGGCATTGCAGGAATTCTTCCGGCAGTTGAATTTTTTGCGCAATTTGGCGAAGGGGAAACGAGAAGAGAACGCATTGTGAGCGGTATCAAACAAATTGAAAAACATGAAAATTACTTAGCGAATCGGCTTCGTGACGGATTGTCAGCAGTTGATGGAGTAACCGTTACACAAGCTGCTGTAAATGTTCCGAAAACACCAACGATCGCTTTTCGAGTAAACGGAATCGAACCAGGACAGATTTGCCAGAAGCTTGCGGAAGAACATAGCATATTTGTAGCGGCTGGACATTTCTATGCTTCAACACTAGGTGATGTGTTGGGCGTTAACGACAGTGGCGGCTGGGTTCGCGCAGGTCTTGCACCTTATAGTACAGAAGAAGAAGTCGACCGGTTGCTTAATGCAATAAAATCAC
- a CDS encoding 3-hydroxybutyrate dehydrogenase: protein MVDNKVVLITGAASGIGYEISSDFAKAGAKIVLSDINEEAVVKAAETLKSQGLDCIGIKCDVTNEEEIKNVIEQTVAHYGSLDVLINNAGMQYISPIEEFPTEKYELLIRIMLVAPFIASKHAFPIMKKQGSGRIINMASINGLVGFAGKAAYNSAKHGVIGLTKVAALEGAEHGITVNAMCPGYVDTPLVRNQMNDLAKTRNVPLEKVFEEVLYPLIPQKRLLAVKEISDYTMFLASDKAAGVTGQAVVLDGGYTAQ from the coding sequence ATGGTAGACAATAAAGTCGTTTTAATAACAGGAGCTGCTAGCGGAATTGGTTATGAAATTAGTAGTGATTTTGCAAAAGCAGGAGCGAAAATTGTGTTATCAGACATTAATGAAGAAGCTGTCGTAAAAGCTGCTGAAACATTAAAGTCACAAGGGTTAGATTGCATTGGCATTAAATGTGATGTAACTAACGAAGAAGAAATAAAAAACGTCATTGAACAAACAGTTGCTCATTATGGTTCGCTTGACGTACTCATCAACAATGCGGGGATGCAATACATTTCACCGATTGAAGAGTTTCCGACAGAGAAATACGAGCTATTGATACGTATTATGTTAGTAGCACCGTTTATCGCGAGCAAACATGCATTTCCGATTATGAAAAAACAAGGATCCGGACGAATTATCAATATGGCGTCAATCAATGGACTTGTCGGATTTGCTGGAAAAGCTGCATACAATAGTGCAAAACATGGTGTGATTGGTTTAACAAAAGTGGCTGCATTAGAAGGCGCTGAACATGGCATTACTGTTAATGCGATGTGCCCTGGTTACGTGGATACGCCACTCGTTCGAAACCAAATGAATGATTTGGCAAAAACACGTAATGTACCACTTGAAAAAGTATTTGAAGAAGTGCTTTATCCGTTAATTCCTCAAAAACGTTTATTGGCTGTAAAAGAAATCTCGGATTATACAATGTTTTTAGCAAGTGATAAAGCTGCAGGTGTTACTGGCCAAGCCGTCGTTTTAGATGGTGGTTACACCGCTCAATAA
- a CDS encoding ketopantoate reductase family protein — MKILIVGAGAMGSLFAGRLKTQTSEVFLYNRKNPHIDKINQCGLTIIEQDNKKTVIPLTVVQEVSKDYDLVLVMLKTHATRTVLTQLKDSFSSQTLIVTMQNGLGNLEILEEIFPNNSAVAGTMGSGASVESDGKILHRGFGTNFVGQPTDKRAQEKLVEFVELLNQSGLETKLADDVQTVIWNKLFVNLAYNSLTALTRLRNGDILNTEDGQHLLRSIVTEAIKIAEAEGVHVDPETIIAKCIKMGKEQFPANKSSMLMDVLNKRKTEIDAINGAVAHLGKKHGISTPYNDMITGIIKVIEANYSKQVD, encoded by the coding sequence ATGAAAATACTAATTGTCGGTGCAGGTGCCATGGGAAGTTTATTTGCAGGGCGTTTAAAAACACAAACGTCGGAAGTCTTTCTATATAATAGAAAAAATCCACACATAGACAAGATCAATCAATGTGGATTGACCATTATTGAGCAGGATAACAAAAAAACTGTGATTCCATTAACGGTAGTACAAGAAGTTTCTAAAGACTATGATCTTGTATTGGTTATGTTAAAAACTCACGCAACTAGGACCGTATTAACTCAATTAAAAGATTCTTTTTCTTCACAAACCTTGATTGTAACAATGCAAAATGGGCTTGGGAATTTAGAAATACTTGAGGAGATCTTTCCAAACAATTCTGCAGTCGCGGGAACGATGGGCAGCGGAGCTAGTGTAGAAAGCGATGGAAAGATTCTTCACCGCGGCTTTGGTACAAATTTTGTTGGTCAGCCTACTGACAAAAGAGCACAAGAAAAATTGGTGGAATTTGTTGAACTGTTAAATCAATCTGGATTGGAAACCAAATTAGCGGATGATGTTCAAACCGTTATCTGGAATAAATTATTCGTTAACCTTGCATATAATTCATTAACGGCTCTGACTCGCTTACGGAATGGCGATATTTTAAATACAGAAGATGGTCAACATTTATTGAGAAGCATTGTAACAGAAGCGATAAAAATCGCTGAAGCAGAAGGTGTCCATGTTGATCCAGAAACAATAATCGCTAAGTGCATCAAAATGGGGAAAGAACAGTTTCCTGCCAACAAGTCATCAATGCTAATGGATGTTTTGAATAAACGCAAAACCGAAATTGACGCCATTAATGGCGCTGTAGCGCACCTTGGAAAAAAGCACGGAATCTCAACGCCATATAATGACATGATTACCGGGATCATCAAAGTCATCGAAGCAAATTATAGTAAGCAAGTCGACTAA
- a CDS encoding GntP family permease, giving the protein MLSMIGMVGGLVLLIVFTMRGMNLLIAGPISALFVALFSGLPLFPQLVGEGEANLLTNYMTSFSGFITAWFPMFLLGAIFGKVMEDSGAADSVSRWLVGKFGLSKAVLAIVIACAVLTYGGVSLFVVAFSVFPMALSLFKQADLPRRFIPAALALGSVTFTMTSAGSPEIQNWIPIEYLQTSPYAGWEVSIFVAVFMAVFGYWWLKRMIQKAVNKGERFEARSTDPVIEDRKLPNPIMGLIPLVVVLGISFVFHDSLKTSALIIALLGGVLTTYFLNRQYFSNLGKALSDGTIGALIAIGNTAAVVGFGGVAKSVPAFQVAVDAMTSIPGSPLIGGAIAVSVIAGLTGSASGGQVIALPLLAPHYIDMGVNTEALHRTIAISSGALDSLPHNGYVVTTIRGICGETHKAAYGAVGAVTVIVPLLGLAIAIILFSLGLGI; this is encoded by the coding sequence ATGTTGAGTATGATTGGAATGGTTGGAGGACTTGTTCTCTTAATCGTTTTTACAATGAGAGGCATGAACTTATTAATCGCGGGTCCAATATCTGCATTATTTGTAGCACTTTTCAGTGGTCTGCCATTATTTCCACAATTAGTTGGAGAAGGCGAAGCGAACTTATTAACAAATTATATGACAAGTTTTTCTGGATTTATAACTGCATGGTTCCCGATGTTCTTACTTGGAGCAATTTTTGGGAAAGTAATGGAAGATAGTGGGGCGGCGGATAGCGTCTCGAGATGGTTAGTTGGAAAGTTTGGTTTGTCGAAAGCTGTACTTGCGATTGTTATCGCCTGTGCGGTATTAACTTACGGCGGAGTTAGCTTGTTCGTTGTAGCATTCTCAGTTTTCCCGATGGCACTTAGCTTGTTCAAACAAGCCGATTTGCCGCGTCGCTTTATCCCAGCTGCTTTAGCGTTAGGATCAGTAACATTTACGATGACATCTGCTGGTTCACCTGAAATCCAAAACTGGATTCCGATTGAATACTTGCAAACTAGTCCGTATGCAGGATGGGAAGTAAGTATTTTTGTAGCTGTCTTTATGGCTGTATTTGGTTACTGGTGGTTAAAACGCATGATTCAAAAAGCCGTTAACAAAGGCGAACGTTTTGAAGCACGTTCAACAGATCCGGTTATAGAAGATCGTAAACTTCCAAACCCAATCATGGGCTTAATCCCGTTAGTTGTTGTTCTTGGAATTTCGTTTGTTTTCCATGATTCATTGAAAACATCTGCGTTGATCATCGCCTTATTAGGCGGGGTTCTTACAACGTATTTCTTAAACCGTCAATACTTCTCGAATTTGGGTAAAGCTTTATCTGATGGAACAATTGGTGCTTTAATCGCAATCGGTAACACGGCTGCTGTAGTTGGCTTTGGTGGCGTTGCAAAATCCGTACCAGCATTCCAAGTAGCTGTAGATGCAATGACTAGCATTCCGGGTAGCCCATTAATCGGTGGCGCTATCGCTGTCAGCGTTATTGCAGGATTAACTGGTTCGGCTTCAGGTGGACAAGTTATTGCCTTGCCACTTCTAGCGCCCCATTATATCGACATGGGCGTTAACACAGAAGCGCTTCACCGTACAATTGCCATTTCTTCAGGGGCATTGGATTCATTGCCACATAATGGTTATGTCGTAACGACAATTCGTGGAATTTGTGGAGAAACACATAAAGCTGCCTATGGTGCTGTCGGTGCTGTAACCGTCATTGTTCCTTTACTTGGGCTAGCAATCGCCATCATCCTATTTTCTTTAGGACTTGGAATTTAA
- a CDS encoding DUF4397 domain-containing protein: protein MKKIWFSFSVAMVLVFSLLASGVLADGHTAKVRVLHASPDAPAVDVYVNGDLTLENVPFKADSGYMDVPAGTHDVEVFANGTEYAAGEGVLQADLAVEAGKAYTVAAANSLDSIEFVVAEDSMEVTDGKAKVRVGHLSPDAPAVDVGVIDGDALFSGAEFPGITDYAELDPGTYDLEIRLPDGTQVLPLENTELAANTVYSVFAVNTVDSLEIIALVDYEAAESPDGMPTTGLGTPSQSQAIWLLLGGAVVLIGVSSLVWRKRFQQ from the coding sequence ATGAAGAAAATCTGGTTTTCATTCTCTGTCGCAATGGTCCTTGTATTTTCCCTACTAGCTTCTGGAGTTTTGGCTGATGGACATACCGCTAAAGTAAGAGTATTACATGCTTCGCCTGATGCTCCTGCTGTCGATGTTTATGTCAATGGAGACTTAACACTTGAAAATGTCCCTTTTAAAGCAGACTCAGGTTATATGGATGTGCCTGCCGGAACACATGATGTAGAAGTTTTTGCAAATGGAACAGAATATGCTGCAGGTGAAGGTGTACTGCAGGCAGATCTTGCTGTAGAAGCTGGAAAAGCTTATACAGTTGCTGCAGCAAACTCATTAGATTCAATTGAATTTGTAGTTGCCGAAGATTCAATGGAAGTAACAGACGGAAAAGCAAAAGTTCGTGTCGGACATTTATCTCCGGATGCACCAGCCGTTGATGTTGGCGTAATTGATGGAGACGCATTGTTTAGTGGAGCGGAATTCCCAGGAATCACAGACTATGCAGAGCTAGATCCAGGAACATATGATTTAGAAATACGTTTACCAGATGGCACGCAAGTCTTGCCATTAGAAAACACTGAACTAGCTGCTAATACAGTTTATAGTGTATTTGCGGTAAACACAGTCGACTCGTTAGAAATCATTGCGCTTGTCGATTACGAAGCTGCGGAATCACCAGATGGTATGCCGACTACTGGTCTTGGCACTCCTAGTCAATCTCAAGCAATCTGGTTATTGCTAGGGGGAGCAGTAGTTCTTATCGGAGTTAGTAGTCTAGTGTGGAGAAAACGATTTCAACAGTAA
- a CDS encoding potassium channel family protein, with translation MKKQIVVIGLGRFGSSVCKELHSLGHEIMAIDANPDKVDALRDYASFTVNADATDENQLKSLGVRNFEHAIVAIGDDLQASVLCTLMLKELGLPKVWVKARDLQHEKILHKVGADRVIQPEKEMGIRVAHHVDSDKIVDYIDLSHDYSIIELVVSGKMANKTLIDMNIRKEFNCVVLAIKKQEEVNIAPAIDDMVVQDDVLIVMGHKDDLKRLEEKSL, from the coding sequence GTGAAAAAACAAATTGTGGTCATTGGGTTAGGACGTTTTGGTAGCAGTGTTTGTAAGGAACTGCATAGCCTAGGTCACGAAATTATGGCTATCGATGCAAATCCAGATAAAGTCGACGCTTTGAGAGACTATGCTTCTTTTACAGTGAATGCGGATGCGACAGATGAAAATCAGTTGAAATCTTTAGGTGTCCGAAATTTTGAACATGCCATCGTAGCTATCGGAGATGATCTTCAGGCAAGTGTGTTGTGTACATTAATGTTAAAAGAGCTTGGCCTACCTAAAGTATGGGTAAAAGCACGCGACCTTCAACATGAAAAAATCCTTCATAAAGTAGGAGCGGATCGTGTGATTCAACCAGAAAAAGAAATGGGCATTCGCGTTGCCCATCATGTAGACTCTGATAAAATCGTCGATTATATCGATTTATCGCATGACTACAGCATTATCGAGTTGGTTGTTTCTGGCAAAATGGCAAATAAAACATTGATCGACATGAATATTCGAAAAGAATTTAATTGTGTTGTCTTAGCCATCAAAAAGCAGGAAGAAGTTAATATTGCCCCTGCTATTGATGATATGGTTGTTCAAGATGATGTGTTAATCGTAATGGGCCATAAAGATGACTTGAAACGATTAGAAGAAAAAAGCTTATAG
- a CDS encoding alpha/beta fold hydrolase produces MPVFTRNDVELFYEDNGEGQPLLLLHALTSNSAMFYREMDFFKQTRRVIAIDARGHGNSSRLEQYTLQDHIEDALALIDHLNLTTVDVIGVSMGSYIAQGIAIQAPQKVNKLLLVATKSHSEQASLTELFNRYPEKFDGLSIPEKISKATRYIYHDQEKVKEWNKKTAQNSRLLTNKEQGIAGDAIKEFDFRPQLSNITAETLVISGKHDSLNPPEKGRETAVAIPGATFMEFKRSGHAPNVEQDRLFLGVTENFLD; encoded by the coding sequence ATGCCTGTATTTACACGCAATGATGTAGAATTATTTTATGAAGATAACGGAGAAGGGCAACCGCTTCTTTTGCTTCACGCATTAACTAGTAATTCTGCGATGTTTTATCGCGAAATGGATTTCTTTAAACAAACTCGCCGTGTGATTGCTATAGACGCTAGAGGTCATGGCAACTCAAGTCGCTTAGAACAATATACATTACAGGACCATATAGAAGATGCACTTGCGCTTATTGACCATCTAAATTTAACTACTGTTGATGTGATTGGTGTTTCAATGGGCAGTTATATCGCACAAGGCATTGCTATACAAGCACCACAAAAAGTAAACAAGCTCCTTTTAGTTGCCACCAAATCTCATAGCGAACAGGCATCATTAACTGAACTCTTTAATCGATACCCTGAAAAGTTTGATGGCTTGAGCATCCCTGAGAAAATCAGTAAAGCGACTCGTTATATTTATCATGACCAAGAAAAAGTGAAAGAATGGAATAAAAAAACGGCACAAAACAGTCGTTTACTCACAAATAAAGAGCAAGGAATCGCTGGAGACGCTATCAAAGAATTCGACTTCCGCCCACAGCTGTCTAACATTACAGCAGAGACATTAGTGATTAGTGGAAAGCATGATAGCTTGAATCCTCCTGAAAAAGGACGCGAAACCGCAGTCGCCATTCCAGGTGCAACATTTATGGAATTTAAACGTTCTGGTCATGCTCCCAATGTCGAACAAGATCGACTATTTCTTGGTGTGACAGAAAATTTTCTTGATTAG
- a CDS encoding LysR family transcriptional regulator, producing the protein MDIRQLTYFVAVAKHKSFTKAALALHVTQPTLSKMVRNLEEEMEVVLFDRSSRQIGLTDAGAVVYEQAQKIIHSVDDLSMSLYDVMNLKKGKIKIGLPPVISTLFFPTIIAEFQRAYPEVSIVLAEDGAKTVERKVYDGDVDLGFVMLPVDKEKFDVVPFVDQEIKLLVHESHPLSHHDTIDLIEFKNDPFLLLSKEFTLNSRTIEFCISEGFTPKIAYESSQWDFIVGMVEKNLGVTLMPKLICDRVKDGPFKMISLTHTFPWRLGIIMAKNRYVPYVSREFISLVEKLPKV; encoded by the coding sequence ATGGATATCCGACAATTAACTTATTTTGTTGCAGTAGCGAAACACAAAAGTTTTACAAAAGCTGCACTTGCACTTCACGTGACACAACCGACCTTAAGCAAAATGGTGAGGAATTTGGAAGAAGAAATGGAAGTCGTATTGTTTGATCGGTCTTCTCGCCAAATCGGACTCACCGATGCGGGGGCAGTTGTTTATGAACAGGCACAAAAAATTATCCATAGTGTGGATGATTTATCGATGTCTCTATATGACGTGATGAATTTAAAAAAGGGCAAAATAAAAATTGGACTTCCACCGGTCATTAGTACCTTGTTTTTTCCAACGATCATCGCTGAATTTCAACGCGCTTATCCAGAAGTCTCTATCGTATTAGCAGAAGACGGTGCCAAAACTGTGGAACGAAAAGTGTATGATGGTGATGTTGACTTAGGCTTTGTAATGCTTCCTGTTGATAAAGAGAAATTTGATGTAGTGCCGTTTGTCGATCAAGAAATCAAATTACTGGTTCACGAATCACACCCTCTTTCACATCATGACACAATAGACTTGATCGAGTTTAAAAACGATCCGTTCTTGCTTCTTAGCAAAGAATTTACATTAAACAGCCGAACGATCGAATTTTGTATAAGTGAAGGGTTCACGCCGAAAATTGCTTATGAAAGTTCGCAATGGGATTTTATCGTTGGGATGGTGGAAAAAAACTTAGGCGTTACCTTGATGCCGAAATTGATTTGTGACCGTGTGAAAGATGGGCCGTTTAAAATGATTTCGTTGACCCATACCTTTCCATGGAGACTAGGAATAATTATGGCCAAAAATCGATACGTGCCATATGTTTCACGTGAATTCATTTCTTTAGTAGAGAAACTACCGAAAGTATGA